A genomic region of Bosea sp. 124 contains the following coding sequences:
- the infB gene encoding translation initiation factor IF-2: MSDTKTPGDKTLTVSPPKTLTLKRPVEQSTVRQSFSHGRSKQVVVEVKRRVAGTEVKEQPVARAPAPQVQQAAPRPVPPAPPTPPRPSSGMLLRTLSEDEKDARQRALTDSRSREAEARRIAEDEARQRAQILERERQERESALARQREEEERRRQEEDRKRRAESTARQRMDEPQAPRPVQAPREFTPAPQQAESSAPAAAAPAYAPSPRPAPSGPRPDFAPRTPMRDVGARPPRLDSRPPRLDTPRPPRPVDTTAPAEPAITRPTRQAPSTTAPRSRPDDGEARPAFRRPGGGAGGPPRGAPVPAPKTPKVGEKPRGRLTLSTATGGDDERTRSVAAFRRRVQRMTGHRASDVAKERVMREVIVPETITIQELANRMSERGVDVIRLLMKQGAMHKITDVIDADTAQLVAEEMGHTVKRVADSDVEGGLFDTPDTDDALTSRPAVVTIMGHVDHGKTSLLDAIRQTHVVTGEAGGITQHIGAYQVLTPSGAKVTFIDTPGHAAFTAMRARGAKVTDVVVLVVAADDGVMPQTVEAINHAKAAGVPLIVAINKIDKPDANPDRVRSELLQYEIQVETLGGETLEIEVSAKTGQNLDKLLEAIALQAELLDLKANPDRPAEGTVIEAKLDRGRGPVATVLVQRGTLRTGDIVVAGSEWGRVRALIGDTGAHIKEAPPSLPVEVLGFNGTPEAGDRVAVVESEARAREITDYRERQKRDRIAARGGGSAAGRSLADMMRDLKEGAGRKEFPLVVKGDVQGSVEAIVGTLEKVGNDEVRARVLQSGVGGITESDITLAQASGAAVIGFNVRAHKEAREAAERAGVEIRYYNIIYNLVDDVKAAMSGLLAPTLRETMLGNAQILEIFAVSKVGKIAGCRVTDGTIERGANVRLIRDNVVVHEGKLAQLKRFKDDAKEVVAGQECGMSFENYQDMRPGDVIECYRVEEIKRTL; encoded by the coding sequence ATGAGCGATACCAAGACCCCGGGCGACAAGACCTTGACCGTCAGCCCCCCGAAGACCCTGACGCTGAAGCGTCCTGTCGAGCAGAGCACTGTTCGGCAGAGCTTTTCGCATGGGCGCTCCAAGCAGGTGGTCGTCGAGGTCAAGCGGCGCGTCGCCGGCACCGAGGTCAAGGAGCAGCCGGTTGCCCGCGCGCCCGCCCCGCAGGTCCAGCAGGCGGCTCCCCGCCCGGTGCCTCCGGCGCCGCCGACACCGCCGCGTCCCTCTTCCGGCATGCTGCTGCGCACCCTGTCCGAGGACGAGAAGGACGCCCGTCAGCGCGCCCTGACCGACTCGCGCAGCCGCGAGGCCGAAGCCCGCCGTATCGCCGAGGACGAAGCCCGCCAGCGTGCGCAGATTCTCGAACGCGAGCGGCAGGAGCGCGAATCCGCCCTCGCCCGCCAGCGTGAGGAAGAAGAGCGTCGCCGTCAGGAAGAAGACCGCAAGCGCCGTGCCGAAAGCACCGCGCGCCAGCGGATGGACGAACCGCAGGCTCCGCGCCCGGTGCAGGCGCCGCGTGAGTTCACGCCGGCCCCGCAGCAGGCCGAGAGCTCCGCCCCCGCGGCGGCCGCTCCCGCCTATGCCCCTTCGCCGCGGCCCGCGCCCTCCGGTCCGCGCCCCGATTTTGCGCCGCGCACCCCGATGCGCGATGTCGGCGCACGGCCGCCACGCCTCGACTCGCGGCCGCCGCGTCTCGATACGCCGCGCCCGCCGCGCCCCGTCGATACGACGGCCCCGGCCGAGCCCGCCATCACCCGCCCGACCCGCCAGGCGCCGTCCACGACCGCGCCGCGCAGCCGGCCGGATGACGGTGAGGCACGGCCCGCCTTCCGCCGCCCTGGCGGCGGCGCGGGCGGCCCGCCCCGCGGCGCGCCTGTTCCGGCTCCCAAGACTCCCAAGGTCGGCGAGAAGCCGCGCGGCCGCCTGACGCTGTCGACCGCCACCGGCGGCGACGACGAGCGGACCCGTTCGGTCGCGGCCTTCCGCCGCCGCGTCCAGCGCATGACCGGGCACCGTGCTTCGGACGTCGCCAAGGAGCGCGTGATGCGCGAGGTGATCGTTCCCGAGACGATCACCATCCAGGAACTCGCCAACCGCATGTCGGAGCGCGGCGTCGACGTCATCCGCCTGCTGATGAAGCAGGGTGCGATGCACAAGATCACGGATGTGATCGATGCCGATACCGCCCAGCTCGTGGCCGAGGAAATGGGCCACACCGTCAAGCGCGTCGCCGATTCCGACGTCGAAGGCGGTCTGTTCGACACACCCGACACCGACGATGCGCTGACCTCGCGCCCGGCCGTCGTCACGATCATGGGTCATGTCGATCACGGCAAGACCTCGCTGCTCGACGCGATCCGCCAGACGCATGTCGTCACTGGCGAGGCCGGCGGCATCACCCAGCATATCGGCGCCTATCAGGTTCTGACACCGTCCGGCGCCAAGGTGACCTTCATCGACACGCCCGGCCACGCCGCCTTCACGGCGATGCGCGCCCGTGGTGCGAAGGTCACGGACGTCGTGGTGCTGGTGGTCGCGGCCGATGACGGCGTCATGCCGCAGACGGTCGAGGCCATCAACCACGCCAAGGCGGCCGGCGTGCCCCTGATCGTGGCGATCAACAAGATCGACAAGCCCGATGCGAACCCCGATCGGGTCCGTTCCGAGCTGCTGCAATACGAGATCCAGGTCGAGACGCTCGGCGGCGAGACACTGGAGATCGAGGTCTCGGCCAAGACCGGCCAGAATCTCGACAAGCTGCTGGAAGCCATTGCGCTGCAGGCCGAACTGCTCGACCTGAAGGCCAATCCCGACCGGCCGGCCGAAGGTACCGTGATTGAGGCCAAGCTCGACCGTGGTCGTGGCCCTGTCGCGACGGTTCTCGTCCAGCGCGGCACGCTGCGCACGGGCGACATCGTCGTGGCGGGCTCCGAATGGGGCCGCGTGCGCGCCCTGATCGGCGACACCGGGGCTCATATCAAGGAGGCCCCACCCTCGCTTCCGGTCGAGGTGCTCGGCTTCAACGGCACGCCCGAGGCCGGCGACCGCGTCGCGGTGGTCGAATCCGAGGCCCGCGCCCGCGAGATCACCGATTACCGCGAGCGCCAGAAGCGCGACCGCATCGCCGCTCGTGGCGGTGGATCGGCGGCGGGCCGTTCGCTCGCCGACATGATGCGCGACCTTAAGGAAGGCGCCGGCCGCAAGGAATTCCCGCTCGTCGTCAAGGGCGACGTGCAGGGCTCGGTGGAAGCCATCGTCGGAACCTTGGAGAAAGTCGGCAACGACGAGGTGCGCGCCCGCGTGCTGCAGTCGGGCGTCGGCGGTATCACCGAATCCGACATCACGCTGGCCCAGGCTTCGGGCGCGGCCGTGATCGGCTTCAACGTGCGTGCCCACAAGGAAGCGCGCGAGGCGGCCGAACGGGCCGGCGTCGAAATCCGCTACTACAACATCATCTACAACCTCGTGGATGACGTGAAGGCGGCGATGTCGGGCCTGCTGGCCCCGACGCTGCGCGAAACCATGCTCGGCAACGCGCAAATCCTCGAGATCTTCGCGGTCTCGAAGGTCGGCAAGATCGCCGGCTGCCGCGTCACCGACGGCACGATCGAGCGTGGCGCGAATGTCCGCCTGATCCGCGACAATGTCGTGGTCCATGAGGGCAAGCTCGCCCAGCTCAAGCGCTTCAAGGACGACGCCAAGGAAGTGGTGGCGGGCCAGGAGTGCGGCATGTCCTTCGAGAACTACCAGGACATGCGCCCGGGCGACGTGATCGAGTGCTATCGCGTCGAAGAGATCAAGCGGACGCTGTAA
- the rbfA gene encoding 30S ribosome-binding factor RbfA, which produces MAKPSKTSGPSQRQLRIAELIRHALAEMLARGDIHDEVLAKHVVTVPEVRLSTDLKLATCYIMPLGGGDVKPVLKALTDHKRYIRGEIAHRVNAKYAPDVRFLADESFAEAEHIDALLYSDKVRQDILKQPLRIQPDDQDDD; this is translated from the coding sequence ATGGCAAAACCTTCAAAGACATCCGGCCCCTCGCAGCGGCAGTTGCGTATCGCCGAACTGATCCGGCACGCGCTGGCGGAGATGCTTGCGCGCGGCGACATCCATGACGAGGTACTGGCCAAGCATGTCGTGACCGTGCCCGAGGTGCGGCTGTCGACCGACCTCAAGCTCGCGACCTGCTACATCATGCCGCTCGGCGGCGGCGACGTGAAGCCGGTGCTCAAGGCACTGACCGACCACAAGCGCTACATCCGTGGCGAGATCGCCCATCGCGTGAACGCCAAATACGCTCCCGATGTCCGTTTTCTGGCCGATGAGAGCTTCGCCGAGGCCGAGCACATCGATGCGCTGCTCTATTCCGACAAGGTGCGCCAGGACATCCTGAAGCAGCCCCTCAGAATCCAGCCGGACGATCAGGACGATGACTGA
- the truB gene encoding tRNA pseudouridine(55) synthase TruB, translating into MTEPTSPDVLAPQEQSFAPRPKKRDVHGWVVLDKPVGMTSTHAVAVVKRAFSAKKAGHAGTLDPLASGLLPIALGEATKTVPFVMDGRKAYQFTVAWGSQTDTDDTEGKVIATSDERPDEASIVALLPRFTGTISQVPPKYSAIKIAGERAYDLAREGEEVVLEARPVEIDALRIVSHSAETTTFEAECGKGTYVRAIARDLGLALGCLGHVAHLRRTRVGPFRIADAASVETLRESPEQAATALLPVKAALSLIPEIAIHRDAALRLKRGQSVLLRGRDAPVESQAVYATSAGVLIATGTVEQGEFVPHRVFNL; encoded by the coding sequence ATGACTGAACCGACTTCTCCGGACGTCCTCGCGCCGCAGGAACAGAGCTTCGCGCCGCGGCCGAAGAAGCGCGACGTCCATGGCTGGGTCGTGCTCGACAAGCCCGTCGGCATGACCTCGACCCACGCCGTTGCGGTCGTCAAGCGCGCCTTCTCAGCCAAGAAAGCCGGCCATGCCGGCACGCTCGATCCGTTAGCCTCCGGCCTGCTGCCGATTGCGCTCGGCGAGGCGACCAAGACGGTCCCTTTCGTGATGGACGGCCGCAAGGCCTATCAGTTCACTGTCGCCTGGGGCAGCCAGACCGATACTGACGATACCGAAGGCAAGGTCATCGCGACCTCCGACGAGCGCCCCGATGAGGCCTCGATCGTGGCGCTGCTGCCGCGCTTCACCGGCACGATCAGCCAGGTGCCGCCGAAATACTCAGCCATCAAGATCGCCGGCGAGCGGGCCTATGATCTCGCCCGCGAGGGCGAGGAGGTGGTACTGGAGGCGCGTCCGGTCGAGATCGACGCGCTGCGCATCGTCTCCCATTCGGCCGAGACCACGACCTTCGAGGCCGAATGCGGCAAGGGCACCTATGTCCGGGCGATCGCGCGCGATCTCGGCCTGGCGCTCGGCTGCCTCGGCCACGTCGCGCATCTGCGGCGCACCCGCGTCGGCCCGTTTCGCATCGCGGATGCGGCCAGCGTCGAGACGTTGCGCGAGAGCCCCGAGCAAGCGGCGACGGCGCTGCTGCCGGTGAAGGCTGCGCTTTCGCTGATTCCGGAGATCGCGATCCATCGCGACGCGGCGCTCCGGCTGAAACGCGGCCAGAGCGTGCTGCTGCGTGGCCGCGACGCGCCGGTCGAGAGCCAAGCCGTCTACGCAACCTCCGCTGGTGTCCTCATCGCCACGGGCACGGTCGAGCAGGGCGAATTCGTGCCGCACAGGGTCTTCAACCTCTGA
- a CDS encoding methyl-accepting chemotaxis protein, with amino-acid sequence MRVTHFLICTIAAGGAAILASGYVAYTQMQALSTARETRSLVVASDAVSRVIERAAIERGAITQVVLAADPDGKIAAAATQAARDTDARIVQMQEGFAATTFARRPDLAGSVNQIGQRLAEARKLATAEGNKPLEQRDPKASQLFSASVLELLNQQSSLQRQIGARIGNLNPDVSNTVSLGELATTMREAAGSRSVHYTQFVGSGVKLTPIAVSQVDRSSGRIEQLWLLIDQALAQMQTTAQLKTALEAAKTGFRDEEARTYGAMHEAARDGKPAGISLADWRAWTQKSLATILQMRDAAFEQARAEIDADLSLAGWRLVLSLLAILVVTGVVVGVVLLFHRGVVRPLGQLANSVGLMLSGADDAKIPAKVNMVEIDAISHALGDFQANIQRVRALEEQERTAAAARLARAQSMEAVVSDVGEVVAAAAAGDFSARLQIDQADEQMQKLVAGINEINAVVDSATSEFARTLSAVAGGDLTVRVDAAYRGKFAELKGAINETVDRLSSTVRTIQVTSADVGLAAREINMGADDLSKRTEEQASSLEETAATTEELAASVKASAQASRDAAAIANDAMQAAQSGGAIAGQAVDAMARIETASQKISDIIRVIDDIAFQTNLLALNAAVEAARAGDAGKGFAVVASEVRTLAQRSSAAAKDISGLISSSNMEVGEGVKLVRQAGDQLSQILSHSQKVAATIADISAASGEQANGIDEMSQAVAHLDEMTQQNAALAEQSAASAGSLSGRIGQLNDLVAAFRTGPDEAPRARAPAPPAAAPAASEPERLRKLAEAAFVQPKAQPARVRSATPAPTPPARKVANSRASDAGWEEF; translated from the coding sequence ATGCGCGTAACGCACTTCCTGATCTGCACCATCGCGGCCGGCGGCGCGGCGATCCTTGCCAGCGGCTATGTCGCCTACACCCAGATGCAGGCGCTTTCGACGGCCCGCGAGACCCGCAGCCTTGTCGTGGCCTCGGACGCCGTGAGCCGCGTCATCGAGCGCGCCGCAATCGAACGGGGCGCGATCACGCAGGTCGTCCTGGCCGCCGATCCCGACGGGAAGATCGCTGCCGCAGCCACCCAGGCGGCCCGTGACACCGATGCCCGCATCGTGCAGATGCAGGAAGGCTTCGCGGCCACCACCTTCGCCAGGCGTCCCGACCTCGCGGGATCGGTGAACCAGATCGGCCAACGTCTGGCCGAGGCGCGCAAGCTCGCCACGGCGGAAGGCAACAAGCCCCTGGAGCAGCGCGACCCCAAGGCGTCACAGCTCTTCAGTGCCTCAGTGCTCGAACTGCTCAACCAGCAATCCTCGCTGCAGCGCCAGATCGGCGCGCGCATTGGCAATCTCAACCCCGACGTCAGCAACACCGTCTCGCTCGGCGAGCTCGCGACGACGATGCGCGAGGCAGCCGGCAGCCGCTCGGTTCACTACACTCAATTTGTCGGCAGCGGCGTGAAGCTAACGCCGATCGCAGTGTCCCAGGTCGACCGCTCCAGCGGGCGCATCGAGCAGCTCTGGCTGCTGATCGACCAGGCCCTGGCGCAGATGCAGACGACGGCCCAGCTCAAGACTGCGCTGGAGGCCGCCAAGACCGGCTTCCGCGACGAGGAGGCTCGGACCTATGGTGCAATGCATGAGGCCGCCCGCGACGGCAAGCCGGCCGGCATAAGCCTCGCCGACTGGCGTGCCTGGACGCAAAAGTCGCTCGCGACCATTCTGCAAATGCGCGATGCCGCCTTCGAGCAGGCGAGGGCCGAAATCGACGCCGACCTGTCGCTCGCCGGCTGGCGGCTGGTGCTCTCGCTCCTCGCCATCCTCGTCGTCACCGGCGTCGTAGTCGGGGTCGTCCTGCTGTTCCATCGCGGCGTGGTCAGGCCCCTCGGCCAACTGGCCAATTCGGTCGGCCTGATGCTGTCGGGCGCCGACGATGCCAAGATCCCGGCCAAGGTCAACATGGTCGAGATCGACGCGATCAGCCATGCGCTCGGCGATTTCCAGGCCAATATCCAGCGTGTGCGCGCGCTTGAGGAGCAGGAGCGGACTGCTGCGGCGGCGCGCCTGGCGCGGGCGCAGTCGATGGAGGCCGTGGTCTCCGATGTCGGCGAGGTCGTGGCAGCGGCTGCGGCCGGCGACTTCTCGGCCAGGCTCCAGATCGACCAGGCCGACGAGCAGATGCAGAAGCTCGTCGCCGGCATCAACGAGATCAACGCGGTTGTTGATTCGGCGACGAGCGAGTTCGCGCGGACGCTGTCGGCCGTGGCGGGCGGCGACCTGACGGTGCGGGTCGATGCGGCCTATCGCGGCAAGTTCGCCGAACTCAAGGGCGCGATCAACGAGACGGTGGACCGCCTGTCCTCGACGGTGCGCACGATCCAGGTGACCTCGGCCGATGTCGGGCTGGCGGCGCGCGAGATCAACATGGGCGCCGACGATCTGTCGAAGCGCACCGAGGAGCAGGCCTCCTCGCTGGAGGAGACCGCCGCCACCACCGAGGAGCTCGCAGCCTCGGTCAAGGCCTCGGCCCAGGCCTCGCGGGATGCCGCCGCGATCGCCAATGATGCGATGCAGGCGGCCCAGTCGGGTGGCGCCATCGCCGGCCAGGCGGTCGACGCCATGGCCCGCATCGAGACCGCCTCGCAGAAGATCTCCGACATCATCCGGGTGATCGACGACATCGCCTTCCAGACCAATCTGCTGGCGCTGAACGCCGCCGTCGAGGCAGCCCGGGCCGGCGATGCCGGCAAGGGCTTCGCCGTCGTCGCCTCGGAGGTGCGCACCCTGGCGCAGCGCTCCAGCGCCGCCGCCAAGGACATCTCCGGCCTGATCTCGTCGTCCAACATGGAGGTCGGCGAGGGCGTCAAGCTGGTGCGCCAGGCCGGCGACCAGCTCAGCCAGATCCTCAGCCACTCGCAGAAGGTCGCCGCCACCATCGCCGACATCTCGGCCGCCTCCGGCGAACAGGCCAACGGCATCGACGAGATGAGCCAGGCCGTCGCCCATCTCGACGAGATGACCCAGCAGAACGCAGCCCTCGCCGAACAGAGCGCCGCATCCGCCGGCTCGCTCTCGGGACGCATCGGACAGCTCAACGACCTCGTCGCAGCCTTCAGGACAGGGCCGGACGAGGCGCCCCGGGCGCGGGCTCCGGCGCCACCGGCAGCAGCCCCCGCCGCCTCCGAGCCGGAACGCCTGCGCAAGCTCGCCGAGGCCGCCTTCGTGCAGCCGAAGGCCCAGCCGGCCAGGGTCAGGTCCGCCACGCCGGCGCCCACCCCCCCGGCCCGCAAGGTCGCCAACAGCCGCGCCAGCGACGCCGGATGGGAAGAGTTCTGA
- a CDS encoding RNA-binding protein: MKAAAARGARETRLDRKDGPERSCVVTRTVKAPDDLIRFVIGPDGVLVPDLRRKLPGRGVWASLSAATVAEAIKRRAFERSLKAKVVIPPDLVAMIDTLMLKDAQQALAMSNKAGLVQAGFAKVEAVIGSGRCAAVIEASDGAEDGRRKIGQALRRAELAREEAGLKPRRVPVVAIFAGIDLELALGRTHVIHAALAPGPAAEGFLSRWRRLVRYRTDDAGAIHPDEPAFSDSIDDDSVDQRTTEPAGPNAAGPSTE; the protein is encoded by the coding sequence ATGAAAGCGGCCGCGGCGCGTGGCGCGCGCGAGACGCGCCTGGATCGCAAGGATGGTCCGGAGCGGAGCTGCGTCGTCACGAGGACGGTCAAGGCGCCGGACGATCTGATCCGTTTCGTCATCGGTCCCGATGGCGTGCTGGTGCCGGATCTGCGGCGCAAGCTGCCGGGACGCGGCGTCTGGGCGAGCCTCAGCGCCGCGACGGTGGCCGAGGCGATCAAGCGCCGGGCCTTCGAGCGCTCGCTCAAGGCCAAGGTCGTCATACCGCCCGATTTGGTTGCGATGATCGACACCCTGATGCTGAAGGATGCGCAGCAGGCGCTGGCGATGTCGAACAAGGCAGGACTGGTTCAGGCCGGTTTCGCCAAGGTCGAGGCGGTGATCGGCTCCGGCCGCTGCGCGGCGGTGATCGAGGCCAGCGACGGCGCCGAGGACGGCCGTCGCAAGATCGGGCAGGCACTCCGGAGGGCGGAGCTCGCCCGCGAGGAGGCCGGCCTCAAGCCGCGAAGAGTGCCCGTCGTGGCAATTTTCGCGGGCATAGATTTGGAATTGGCGTTGGGCCGGACACATGTGATACATGCGGCGCTTGCTCCGGGACCGGCGGCCGAGGGTTTCCTCTCCCGCTGGCGTCGGCTCGTCCGCTACCGGACGGACGATGCCGGTGCAATCCACCCGGATGAGCCGGCTTTCTCCGACTCCATCGACGACGATTCCGTAGACCAACGAACGACCGAACCGGCTGGACCGAACGCGGCAGGACCGAGCACAGAATGA